The Fodinibius saliphilus genomic interval TGTGCCGGTAGAAGATGCTTGGCCAATGATAAACTCTTTAGTGAACTTTGTAGGGATGAGTTCCCAATCTTGTTTGCCGAACCTATCATATTTATATAACGATAAATTAGTGGTATCTGTAAGCATCGAATCTCTATCTATATAGACTTTGTATGATTCTCTAAGCGGGTAGGTTTCGGGGACAATATCAACGGTCAAGGAGTCAGAACGATATTTTTTTACCCTCATCCCTATAGAAACGGTATCATAAAATGTATCTTTTGGGAAAAGAGCAAATCCTTGCTGATTTGTAGCCGGTAACACTTTTTCTTCATTAGATATTACCCGGTAAAAAGTGAGCGGGCCAAGATTGGGTGTGTTTATAAAAAGAGAACCGGAATCTTCGAGTGGAATTGTAATGGTACTACTGTGAGTAATAAAATGGTTTGAATCAGCAGCCACTGTTAGGTGTGAAAAAGTATCTCTATGTATGCTCAGCCAATCATTAAACCAATCCCACTGATATATCGAAGAGATATTATGGGATGTTATTTTTCCCTCTTTAAGGGACAATTCTTTTCTGTTGCGTTTAGATTTTTGAACATCAAGAGTTATGGTAGCATAACTGGAGTTCCCAAAAAAATCAGTGGCTTTAATTGTGACTTCATGTTTGCCGGGGGGGAGATCGATTTTTCCTTTAGATTTATTCGTCTTATAAAAGGGTAAGGTATTTCCATCGGCAATAAATAATCGCTGATATCCGCCTTTATCTTGTTGTAAAAAGGGATAGACTCGGTCCAAAAACATCTGATCCGTTTCCCGGTAAGAAAAGCTGTCAACACGAGATCTAAAATATTGCTCACCATTTACAGTAAGAGAGAGCTCATAGGCAGCGTAGGCGTTATTTACGTGGTTCGATTGATCAAAGACATCCACAGCCAATCCTACAGGACCGGTGACTTTGATGGTTCCGGCTTCATAGGTATTATTTCCAGACCACGTTTGTTTTGTATAGATACGATTTTCATCTTCAACAGAAGAAAGAGGAGTTAATGGTTCTACCGCAATAGCCTGAATTTGGGGGGCAATAGTGTCATTAACTTTTAAGTTTGTTAGAAGGGGATTGAAAGGCTTGTGTGAGGGAGTGCGTAATTCAAAATGGAGATGAGGAGGACCTATCCCTGATGCTCCGCTGTACCCAATTACATCACCCTGTTGCACCTTAATACCACGCCAGCCCCAAGATCGATCAATCTCAAATTTGTAGCCTTCGGCAATTCGTACCGAGTCTGCCAGTTGCTGTAGCTGATCATTAAAAGAAAGCAGATGTGCATATAAAGAATAAGAGCCATCATTGTGTCTTAGATAAATTACTTTACCATATCCCCGTGGACCAATTGCGACACGTTCAATAACACCATCACGGGTAGCATAGACTTCATAACCACGACGTCCCCAGGTTTTGATGTCAAGGGCAGCATGAAAATGTTGTGACCGGGTTTCGGCAAAGGTAGATGTAAGGTATGGACTAGCTTCGGTAGGCCAAAGGTAATCGGCAGAAAAGATTTCATTTTGATAGGATTGTGGCTGTGCCAGAGTAGGGTGGGCCAGCACAAGAGACCAAATTATAAATAGGAAGAGATATTGTGCTTTCATCAATTATTGGACTGTAATATTGAGCTGAGAAAGACCGTCTCCCAATGTAGCTTTGATATTGTCCCCACTCTGTAACGGAGATACGCCTTTGGGGGTTCCTGTGAAGATCAGATCTCCCGGTTGTAGGGTAAATATTGTAGACAAATAGTGAACCAACTCTGCAACAGGAAAGATCATTAGCTTTGTATTATCAGATTGACGGACCTTGTTATTTACTGCTAGTTGCAGCTCAATATTTTGCGGGTCATCTAATTTAACAGCCGGAATAACATCCCCCAAGGGAGCAAAGGTATCAAAGCCTTTGGCTACCGACCAGGGATGTGAATTCTCTTTAGCTTTCTGTTGAATATCACGAGCGGTTACATCAATACCAATAGCATATCCGGCTATATATTTCAACGCATTTTTCTGCGGGATATTTTTACCGCTTTTCCCAATCACTGCAACCATCTCCACCTCATGGTGCACATTATTACTTTGAGGGGGCAGGATAATTGCTTGCCCATCTTTTATTATACTACTGCTAGGTTTTAAGAACACCAATGGCTGACCAGGCACTTCATTTTTCAACTCATGAACGTGTTCTACGTAATTACGCCCGATGCAATAGATGTTTCCTATATGTAAATCGTCCGGTAATCCGGGGAGTGATAACTTTGACATAAGTATATAATATAAGAAAAGCCTTGATCTCGTGAGAAATCAAGGCTTAAAAAAGAATAGTAAAAAAGCGTTATGCGACAGGCTCGACACTTACAAACTTACGTCCGCCTGAGCGCTTACGGAATTTAACTTTTCCTGCAGCCTTAGCAAAGAGCGTATCATCTTTACCGCGACCAACATTTTCGCCGGGGTGGAACTTAGTACCACGTTGGCGAACAATAATATGTCCGGCTTTAACTGTTTCTCCACCGTATTCTTTAACACCTAGTCGCTTCGATATCGAATCGCGACCGTTCTTTGTAGAACCTTGACCTTTCTTATGTGCCATAACAATATAAAATTTCTAAGTTATCCTTCTTGCTTACTTTCCCATGCATCTAAGACCGTTACCCGGCTCTCATCTTCGGGAACAAATCCTTCGAGGTTATCGAGATCAGTATTCCTGATATGCTTGATCGCTTCTTTTGCTGTCATATCAGTAGAAAGTTGATCAGCTTCTTCAGATTCCGAAGATTTTGTTTCTTTCTTCGCCTTGGTACTGCTAGAGCCAGATGTGGAAATCTTGTTAATCTCTATTTGAGACATCG includes:
- a CDS encoding M23 family metallopeptidase; the protein is MKAQYLFLFIIWSLVLAHPTLAQPQSYQNEIFSADYLWPTEASPYLTSTFAETRSQHFHAALDIKTWGRRGYEVYATRDGVIERVAIGPRGYGKVIYLRHNDGSYSLYAHLLSFNDQLQQLADSVRIAEGYKFEIDRSWGWRGIKVQQGDVIGYSGASGIGPPHLHFELRTPSHKPFNPLLTNLKVNDTIAPQIQAIAVEPLTPLSSVEDENRIYTKQTWSGNNTYEAGTIKVTGPVGLAVDVFDQSNHVNNAYAAYELSLTVNGEQYFRSRVDSFSYRETDQMFLDRVYPFLQQDKGGYQRLFIADGNTLPFYKTNKSKGKIDLPPGKHEVTIKATDFFGNSSYATITLDVQKSKRNRKELSLKEGKITSHNISSIYQWDWFNDWLSIHRDTFSHLTVAADSNHFITHSSTITIPLEDSGSLFINTPNLGPLTFYRVISNEEKVLPATNQQGFALFPKDTFYDTVSIGMRVKKYRSDSLTVDIVPETYPLRESYKVYIDRDSMLTDTTNLSLYKYDRFGKQDWELIPTKFTKEFIIGQASSTGTFNLQRDTTAPRLSTPHLRQRPDKKWVIIIKAKDNLSGIDYTKTHISVNGVPGIAEYEPEDDRFVYYHPDFEPSEIMNIQGTVFDKMGNKKSFSLELQQ
- a CDS encoding fumarylacetoacetate hydrolase family protein, translated to MSKLSLPGLPDDLHIGNIYCIGRNYVEHVHELKNEVPGQPLVFLKPSSSIIKDGQAIILPPQSNNVHHEVEMVAVIGKSGKNIPQKNALKYIAGYAIGIDVTARDIQQKAKENSHPWSVAKGFDTFAPLGDVIPAVKLDDPQNIELQLAVNNKVRQSDNTKLMIFPVAELVHYLSTIFTLQPGDLIFTGTPKGVSPLQSGDNIKATLGDGLSQLNITVQ
- the rpmA gene encoding 50S ribosomal protein L27, which encodes MAHKKGQGSTKNGRDSISKRLGVKEYGGETVKAGHIIVRQRGTKFHPGENVGRGKDDTLFAKAAGKVKFRKRSGGRKFVSVEPVA